One Thermosipho africanus Ob7 DNA segment encodes these proteins:
- a CDS encoding lytic transglycosylase domain-containing protein gives MKKIFFLVILFISTITLSFLFDPLNYITKSNVGLQLQFYNKGGKISIYNPFVYKIVSFDNFTETMRFPEIVKGLAYIESGFNIHALSNVGAMGVAQFKADAAIDYGVFNAWNPQQALLGADRMIRYYYQKYNDIYKVLAIYNIGETNYKKGKYIEQGNAYANKVISASRTVSRKSYLYDRYVLYLQGTLTENSSQTYTAFSFGGIFDYLGIVYFDISSNIHFRKGYFSIELGTKSYIRINHFDSFVIGYNLGYNLNYENDISIGPIIGYSHFRPIGESYEIYYDFSKGFSLSNFFISIGYGNKYWRINFGFEPEYDNLFLSITI, from the coding sequence ATGAAGAAAATATTTTTTCTGGTCATTTTATTTATCTCAACAATAACTTTATCTTTTTTATTTGATCCTTTAAATTATATAACAAAATCCAACGTTGGTCTACAATTACAATTTTATAACAAAGGTGGTAAAATTTCCATATATAATCCCTTTGTTTACAAAATTGTTTCATTTGATAACTTTACTGAAACCATGAGATTCCCTGAAATAGTAAAAGGACTTGCATATATTGAGTCTGGTTTTAATATACATGCACTTTCTAACGTAGGTGCAATGGGAGTAGCTCAATTCAAAGCTGATGCCGCAATTGATTATGGAGTATTCAACGCATGGAATCCTCAGCAAGCACTCCTGGGTGCAGATAGGATGATAAGATACTATTATCAAAAATACAACGATATCTATAAAGTATTGGCTATATATAACATAGGTGAGACAAATTACAAAAAAGGAAAATATATAGAGCAAGGCAATGCATATGCAAACAAAGTAATTTCTGCTTCAAGAACTGTGAGTAGAAAGTCTTATTTATACGACCGATACGTTTTATATTTACAAGGAACGCTCACAGAAAATTCCAGTCAAACTTACACTGCTTTTTCTTTTGGTGGCATTTTTGATTATTTAGGAATAGTTTATTTTGATATTTCTTCAAATATTCATTTTAGAAAAGGTTATTTCTCAATTGAATTGGGGACAAAATCCTACATTAGAATAAATCACTTTGATTCTTTTGTAATTGGATATAATTTGGGGTATAATTTAAATTATGAAAATGATATATCCATTGGCCCAATAATTGGCTATTCTCATTTTAGACCTATAGGTGAAAGCTACGAGATATACTACGATTTTTCAAAAGGATTTAGTTTAAGTAACTTTTTTATCTCTATAGGGTATGGAAATAAATACTGGAGGATAAACTTTGGATTCGAACCAGAGTATGATAATTTATTCCTTAGTATAACAATATGA
- the fliG gene encoding flagellar motor switch protein FliG, translated as MAEKTSIPGKRKAAILLVLMGPENAANVLKNLDESDVEQLTIEIANLGNVKDDEKQEVLQEFKELSKAREMLLSGGIEYAKEMLIKAFGPERAMKVIERLVSNLQVKPFEFMRLADPMQVVNFLQSEHPQTIALVLSFLDPPLAAKVLSALPEKIQAEVVKRIALLDRASPDVVREIEKNLEKKFSGLGVQTLSQVGGIDTAAEIINNIDRATEKSIMEKLGYESPELAEEIRRRLFVFEDLLKLDDRSVQLVLREVDTRDLAVALKGASEELKEKIFNNMSKRAAQLLKDELEFMGPVRIKDVEEAQQKIINVVRRLEEAGEIVIARGGGEELIV; from the coding sequence ATGGCCGAGAAAACTAGTATACCTGGAAAAAGAAAAGCCGCTATTTTACTTGTTTTAATGGGGCCTGAAAATGCTGCAAATGTACTTAAAAATCTTGACGAATCAGATGTAGAACAGTTGACAATAGAAATTGCAAATTTAGGGAATGTTAAAGACGATGAAAAGCAAGAAGTTTTACAAGAATTTAAAGAACTTTCAAAAGCTCGTGAAATGTTACTATCAGGTGGAATTGAATATGCAAAAGAAATGCTCATAAAGGCATTTGGCCCAGAAAGGGCAATGAAAGTAATAGAAAGACTTGTTTCTAACCTGCAAGTTAAACCATTTGAGTTTATGAGACTTGCAGATCCCATGCAAGTTGTTAACTTTTTGCAATCGGAACATCCTCAAACTATAGCTCTTGTATTAAGCTTTTTAGATCCACCACTTGCAGCAAAAGTTTTATCTGCACTGCCAGAAAAAATTCAAGCAGAAGTCGTTAAAAGAATTGCTTTGCTTGATAGAGCTTCACCTGATGTTGTTAGAGAGATTGAAAAGAACCTTGAAAAGAAATTCAGTGGTCTTGGTGTTCAAACATTAAGTCAGGTTGGCGGTATAGATACTGCTGCTGAAATTATCAACAACATCGATAGAGCCACTGAAAAATCCATCATGGAAAAGCTCGGCTATGAATCACCTGAGCTTGCAGAAGAGATTAGGAGAAGGTTATTTGTCTTTGAAGATCTGCTTAAACTTGATGATAGATCCGTACAACTTGTTTTGCGTGAAGTTGATACAAGAGACCTTGCTGTAGCACTAAAAGGAGCTTCTGAAGAACTAAAAGAAAAGATATTCAACAATATGTCAAAGAGAGCAGCTCAATTATTAAAAGACGAACTAGAGTTTATGGGGCCAGTTCGTATTAAAGATGTTGAAGAAGCACAACAAAAAATTATTAACGTTGTAAGAAGACTTGAGGAAGCAGGAGAAATTGTTATTGCAAGAGGTGGAGGAGAAGAACTAATAGTTTAG
- a CDS encoding YceD family protein, with translation MKWKIKIKDIIAKKNVKIEDYYESEYIELHTGTYKVIDKRFKVKISIVFTDDTIVVGGYVSGKVERPCDRCLEMTVMPLEGTIEAVYDLKNEPNFKNSEIENLKNVIYYKGEEIDLEERILEALVVSAPDVFVCKEDCKGLCPFCGENLNENPDHVCKEMEVFNIDPRFEKLLKLKEEMQNKN, from the coding sequence ATGAAATGGAAAATAAAAATAAAGGATATAATTGCTAAAAAAAATGTTAAGATTGAGGACTATTATGAAAGTGAATACATTGAATTACACACAGGAACGTATAAAGTAATTGATAAAAGATTTAAAGTAAAAATTTCTATAGTTTTTACAGATGATACAATTGTAGTTGGAGGATATGTTTCCGGGAAAGTTGAAAGACCATGTGATAGATGTCTTGAAATGACTGTAATGCCTTTGGAAGGAACGATAGAGGCTGTGTATGACTTAAAAAATGAACCAAATTTTAAAAATTCTGAAATAGAAAATTTGAAAAATGTGATATACTACAAAGGAGAAGAAATAGATCTTGAGGAAAGAATACTTGAAGCACTTGTTGTTAGTGCTCCTGATGTTTTTGTTTGCAAAGAAGATTGTAAAGGGTTATGCCCTTTCTGTGGTGAGAATTTGAATGAAAATCCAGATCATGTTTGCAAAGAAATGGAAGTATTTAATATAGATCCAAGATTTGAAAAGCTTTTAAAACTAAAAGAAGAAATGCAAAATAAGAATTGA
- the fliF gene encoding flagellar basal-body MS-ring/collar protein FliF: MEWFRKFLDSFSKFPDFWKGLKKNQKITMLSLLVAILIAVVLTVILNAPKYVLLISANNETDAGAIIQQLESQGIPYKVEAGNRIFIPSSYNVYEVRMKLASSGALGSSSKGFELLDQSSFGATSFDKQVNYQRALQGELERTIATINGVKFARVHLTLPKYTYYVRGEMAETRASVQLVLDPGVTLSKEQIKGIIYLLTGAVEGLKPENVKVVDNYGRALSDLVNFDDNTVAASTKVELKMQLESYYKKKIQPALETVFGFGTVEVIPDVKLNWQKAEKTITTYSTPKGGLIRSQETESEKSTTAPADGGPVGTESNIPTTYYQSIEGSNITLYEKNHQITNYELNQIVENIVQNNEGEIENISLSVIIDSSSTVFNKISKDEINKMVSDVIEKSIAANSSPSAISYSLAFIPFNREMEEEFSKIIEQQTKQKEFFYKATLLLIATILVFFGTYGFLLQLKKVKSRKLVLQRYKMLEEEVQKVMEEKTGEEAEQILSEAQKVIEELRNYAKQLAVKSPEEVASIIKIWISERG, encoded by the coding sequence TTGGAATGGTTTAGAAAATTTTTAGATTCATTTTCTAAGTTTCCTGATTTTTGGAAAGGTTTAAAAAAGAATCAAAAAATTACTATGCTTTCACTTTTAGTGGCAATTTTAATTGCAGTAGTTTTAACAGTAATATTAAATGCTCCAAAGTATGTTCTCTTAATCTCAGCCAATAACGAAACAGATGCTGGAGCTATCATTCAGCAGCTTGAATCACAAGGAATACCTTACAAAGTAGAGGCTGGAAATAGAATATTTATTCCATCATCTTATAACGTATACGAAGTAAGAATGAAACTAGCATCTAGCGGGGCTTTGGGTTCTTCATCCAAAGGATTTGAATTACTTGACCAAAGTAGTTTTGGTGCCACAAGCTTTGACAAACAAGTAAACTATCAGAGAGCATTACAAGGTGAATTAGAAAGGACAATTGCAACAATCAATGGAGTAAAATTTGCAAGGGTACACCTTACTTTGCCAAAATATACATACTATGTTCGTGGTGAAATGGCAGAAACAAGAGCCTCTGTCCAGTTAGTACTTGATCCAGGTGTTACTCTTTCAAAAGAACAAATCAAAGGAATCATCTACCTTTTGACTGGTGCAGTAGAAGGCTTGAAGCCTGAAAATGTTAAGGTTGTTGACAACTATGGACGGGCTTTAAGTGATTTAGTAAACTTCGATGATAATACAGTTGCTGCTTCAACAAAAGTGGAGTTAAAAATGCAATTAGAAAGTTACTACAAAAAAAAGATTCAACCTGCACTTGAAACAGTGTTTGGCTTTGGAACAGTAGAAGTTATTCCGGATGTAAAATTGAATTGGCAAAAGGCAGAAAAAACAATAACTACATACAGCACACCAAAGGGAGGACTTATCAGAAGCCAAGAAACTGAAAGTGAAAAAAGTACCACTGCTCCTGCAGATGGTGGTCCAGTTGGAACTGAATCAAATATACCAACTACATATTATCAAAGCATTGAAGGCTCAAACATTACCCTATATGAAAAAAATCATCAAATTACAAATTATGAGCTAAATCAAATAGTTGAAAACATTGTTCAAAATAACGAAGGTGAGATAGAAAACATATCACTCTCCGTTATTATAGATTCATCCTCAACAGTGTTCAACAAAATCTCAAAAGATGAAATAAATAAAATGGTTTCAGATGTTATAGAAAAAAGTATAGCTGCAAATTCAAGCCCATCCGCAATTTCATACTCTCTTGCATTTATTCCATTCAATAGAGAAATGGAAGAAGAATTTTCAAAAATAATAGAACAACAAACAAAACAAAAAGAGTTTTTTTACAAAGCAACTTTACTTTTAATTGCTACAATTCTTGTATTTTTTGGAACATATGGATTCTTGTTACAATTAAAGAAAGTAAAATCAAGAAAGCTCGTCTTGCAACGATATAAAATGCTTGAAGAAGAAGTTCAAAAGGTTATGGAAGAAAAAACAGGCGAAGAAGCTGAACAAATACTTTCAGAAGCTCAAAAAGTTATTGAAGAGCTTAGAAATTATGCAAAACAACTTGCAGTAAAATCACCAGAAGAAGTAGCATCTATAATAAAGATCTGGATTTCGGAAAGAGGGTGA
- the rpmF gene encoding 50S ribosomal protein L32 → MAVPKQKRSRSRTHHKRAKIYRAFSVPVSVCPNCGAPKLPHRVCLNCGHYGKKQVFEVAE, encoded by the coding sequence ATGGCAGTACCTAAGCAAAAAAGGTCAAGAAGCAGAACACATCACAAGAGGGCAAAAATATACAGAGCATTTTCAGTTCCTGTTTCCGTATGTCCAAATTGTGGTGCACCAAAACTTCCTCACAGAGTTTGTTTAAATTGTGGACATTACGGTAAAAAACAAGTATTTGAAGTTGCAGAATAA